The segment AGTTCCTTAATTGCTAAGATTGCCTCAGTTGGGCCCATGTCCACGACACCCAACTTCGCTACAGCGCCTCCTCAGCTAGATCCATGGCAAGGTCAACCGCCAGATCTACTACCACGATGAGCCTGCCGAGGGGCCCGAGCAGCAGCGACCATTGGACCCTCAACAAAATGCCCCTGAACGAAGGAACCTCTGGTGCTGGCAGCAACCGCCATGAGGGCATGGTAGGCATCACTACTAAAGGGGTCTTCGAGAGACATGCGAGATAGAGCTACTAAGCCACAGTCATCCATGGCTACCCTAATTTCCTCTTCGGCCTCCCATCTGCCATGAAGTAATTCCCGAGGGATACGCTCCCCGATGTTTTTCAGGGTCTTGATCAACTCTTCATCACTGCAACTTCTGTTGCAATCTGCTACTGTCTTCCAGGCTGGTACAAAGGAGCTATTTCCAAAAAGAAAGCTGAGCCGAGGCCAAATAAAAGCCCATCCAAGGTGATCATGCCAATCCGAGGTAAAAGCATACAGATCCGAGGTAAAAATCTGCAAATCCGAGCTAAAATCTGCAGATCCGAGGTAAAAATCTGCAGATCCGAAGTAAAAATCTGCAGATTCGAGATAAAAGCATACAGATACGAGGTAAAAATTTGCAGATCCGAGCTAAAATCTGCCCATTCGAGATAAAAGCATAAAAATCTGAGGTAAAAATCTACAGATCCGAGCTAAAATCTGCAGATCCGAGGTAAATTTACAAATTCGAGATCCGAGATGAAATCATGCAGATCCAAGATGCAGGCCAATCTGAAGCAAAAACAAGTCCAAACTGAGACAAATAATAAGAGTCAAGCCAAATCTAAAAGCTCCCAAACAGAGCTCACAACTCTCATAGTAAAAAGTTTTCAGACCTTATTTATTATCCTGCATTGTTCTTTTTGAACAACAGATCTTCAAACACTTAAGCTGGAGTGGAGGTCAATCCAAGACCACAACGATGATGTGAGATCTATATCATTAAAGAGACGACCTCCCAAAAAACTaacctcaaagggtcaacatcacCAAAAGGCCAACCTGAGCAAAATAGGATAATATCAGTCTAATTACCTGTTGTTTTAATTGAAAAATCAAAAGATCCAGCTAAAGCCAGTCTGATAAATCCTCTCATCTTTTATGTGCAGGTTCGTAACTACAAATCTCAGACGAACCCCATCGATCTCTATCTGGACCAACTCGTTAAGTTTTTCTCCGAGCCGTACTCCTGCGGAGGACAATCTACAGGACCTCCACAGCCTGTTGAGTTATCTCCGAATTCTCCAGCCCGTGAATCTCTATTCAAACCagctcatcgagtttttctccgAGCCATACTCCTATGGAGGACAACCTACGAGACCTTCGCAGCCCATCAAGTTATCTCCGGATCTTTCAGCTCATCGGTCTCTATCCGGACCAGCTCGTCGAGTTTTTCTCCAAGCCGTACTCCTGCAGATAACAACCTACAAGACCTCCGTAGCCCGTCAAGTTATCTCCGGATCCTTTAATCCGTCAATCTCTTCCGGACCAGCTCGTCGAGTTTTCTTCGAATCATACTCCTGCGGAGGACAACCTACGGAACCTCCGCAGTCCGTCGATCTCTATCCGGACCAACTCGTCGAGTTTTTCTCCGAGCCATACTCCTACGGAGGACAACCTACGGAACCTCCAATCCATCGAGTTATCTCCGGATCCTTCAGTCCATCGATCTCTATCCGGACCagctcatcgagtttttctccgATAGTACTCCTGTGGAGGACAACCTACAGAACCTCCGCAGTCCATCGAGTTATCTCCGGATCCTCCAGTCCGTCGATTTCTATCCGGACCAGCTCGTCGAGTTTTCCTCCAAGCCATACTCTTCGAAGGATAACCTACGAAACCTCTGCAGCCCATCAAGTTATCTCCGGATCCTCCAGTCCGTCGATCTCTATCCGAACCAGCTCGTCGAGTTTTTCTCCAAACCATACTTCTGCAGAGGACAACCTACGGAACCTCTGTAGTTCGTCGAGTTATCTCCAGATCCTCCAGTCCATCGATCTCTATCCAGATCAACTCGTCAAATTTTCCTCCAGCACGTCGATCTCTATCCAGACCAGCTCGTCGAGTTTTTCTCCGAACCATACTCCTATAGAGGACAACCTAAAAGACCTCCGCAGTCCGTCGAGTTATCTTCAAATCTTTCAGTCCATCAATCTCTATCCGAATCAGCTCGTCGAATTTTTCTTCGAGCCGTACTCCTACAAAGGACAACCTACGGGACCTCCACAGTCCGTCGAGTTATCTCCAGATCCTCCAACCCATCGATTTCTATCCGAACCAGCTCGTTGAATTTTTCTTTGAGCCTAACTCCTATGAAGGACAACCTACGAGACCTCCACAGCCCGTCGAGTTATCTCCAGATCCTCCAGTCCGTCGATCTCTATCCAGATCAGCTCGTCGAGTTTTCCTTCGAGCCATACTCTTGTAGGACAACCTACAGGACCTCCGCAATCCGTCGAGTTATCTTCGGATCTTCcagcccatcgatctctatccgGACCAGCTCGTCGAGTTTTTCTCCAAGCCGTACTCTTGCAGAGGATAACATACGGAACCTCCGTAGCCCGTCGAGTTATCTCTGGATCCTCCAGCACGTCGATCTTCATCCGGACTAGCCTTTGATCGACTAAAAATGAGCTGTGCACAAGCTGCCTCTCGCATTACGAGAAGCGCACACACTGCCACTCATAAGTTGAGCTGAGCATAAGATGTCACTCGCATGATAAGTGCATAAGATGCCTTTGCGTGAAGAGCAGAACAGAGATGGACATCCTTAGGCTTGAGGCATCATATCAGCAGTACTTTCGTCTGATTCTTAGACTCAGGAGTAGAGGAATAGTATTACGGTGGTATCATAGGTGCCTTGGATTCATGTCCGAGACATAAATTTGGAGGCATACTGAACCATATACTGTGAAGAGTTGAGCCATATGCATGCTGTGAAGAGCTGAGCCATAGACATGCTGTGAAGAGCTATCCTGATATGAGCTGAGGTATCCTAAGCCTCATTTATGCTGATAAGAGGTATCCTGAGCTTCATTCATGCTAATAAGAGCTATCTTGAGCCTCATTTATGCTAAGCTGAGGTATACTTAGCCATCTCCATACCAAACTGAGATATTCTATACTTAGCCATCTTCATACCATGGCAACCATCCACACCATGCAGAAGAGGCCAAAAATAATAAAGACCTCCACGTGGAAGCATATGAAGGTTAAAACTCTCTACACTCTCAGCTCCTAATTGGCAACCTATGTAATTAATAGGTGGAACCCTCATGTACCATGACGTGACACCACTCATCCAATTTAAGAAGGCCAACAGGTCAAGCACGATCTCCTAAGATATTCAAATCCCCCACTTAAAATATTACCAGTAACAGCCTCTTCACTCCACGAGAGTGATTAAGGGTTGGATTATATCACCCACAATGGCATGTGCAATGATCCTGCAATCTCAAGATCGCACGATCATACAACTGTGTGACCAGCTATTCGACAGCCTTCTATATAAGCAGCCAAAGCTCCGAAGACCAAGGTAAACCAatcaatccctctcagagaattGGTTGCTGTTCTTATTattctctgaatctgacttgagcgtcggagagtcctCCTCGAAGCGAAAACTTCCGATTTgaacttgttttgcaggtcactccagtgCCAGCATACCTGCGCAAGGTTCAGCCGCCTTCTCTCCGACTCGACCGAATCAAGCAGCAACAAGTGGTATGGACATTGCTTTTGCTTAGGGCAGTTTGAGTGGTAGATCCTTTCACCAATTGTACTGTTGACCTTACCCTACCCTTTAGTTCCCTTCCAATCCTTTTTCCTTTTAGTTTATCTTTtaggtttcaaaatttttagacctAGGTATAAAAAGTATGGGGCAACTCCAAAATTTGACCCAACTGCTGGTTGGCCCACCTCGAGCCATGTCCATAATGTTCATCATAATAAAGGCATCTCAAGACAAGATGAAAAGGTTAGCAGAAAATGAGATTTCCTTAGGGGCTATTACTTGGTGCAATGGTAAAAGGCTTCGGTTGACAAGCACAATGGAACAATTCTGAGTCCTGTGACAGCCAGTTTGGGCAAAAAATTACCAAGATTGGGTTTGTCCCAAACTTACTGCTCTTAGGACCCTGGATTACCAGCAGCATAGCTGCGTAATGCGCTTTTTCTAGGAGCGGTGCTCTTAATAAGATTGTATGCTGATTAATAAAACAAAAAATCTTCAACACCACAACAAAATTGCAACTCAACAAAAGATATTAAAGAGCTTTTCCTAGAAAAGTTTTATCCATCTAGCTATAGGACCTTCTAGGCTTCATAGCAATTGACATATCCCCCACCTTCTTAGACATGAATATGTAATGTCTAATGGAATTTGCAAAAGATCATGgttactacaaaaaaaaaaagcaccttATTCATCCAAAATAATTTTAAGGTGATTAAGCCAAATTATTACAGAAATAATTGACTGATTTGTTTTTGTCTCAACCATCTAAAGGTACCGCATAGGGGATAAATCCCTATGGCgaaaaaaaatccacaaaacatATAGTGGAAAAGGCCCATCTATCACTAGGAACAAGAACCGAATCTATAGCATTGCGAAAATCAATCTCAAAGAAATTAAACAAACCAACTTAACTGATAAATCCTTAACCACAGGAATGTTGGGAAAAACAAGAAACTCCACCTCGTTCTATCCATTGTCCACTTAGATATCATGAAGCAagagatattataaaatttgactGAGTGCCATTTCGAGGTGAATAGATAATTTCATGACCTCTAAAATATAGCTCAGGCATTACAAATTTCACTAACATAGTGTCATTACCATGTTCGCATGTTAAATCAATATTCGCATGCCTTATCTTGGCATATTAAGTTGTCTTGAGTTTGTTTTACAATCAATATGGGAGTGAAATTAAAtgggtattgttgggtataaaataccccccagccgaagttcgtgacaggagtgaccctccggagattctaccgacttccgaccttcggcgacatctctccgaacccctctggcggccgagccttcgcaacactcccaagttttgccgacggataagcccccaccagcgtcgaccagattcttcgcgacggacggactccacccaagtttccacagcgatcgaccaccttctagatttcgcccggactcctacgggagccggacttcgtccccgactccggctgcaggaagacttcgtctagactcctacgggagccgaactccgcctccgacttcaactgcaggtagacttcgtccggactcctacgggagccgaatttcgcccccgacttcaactgcaggtagacttcgtccggactcctacgggagccggactccgcccccgacttcaactgcaggtagatttcgtccggactccgcccccgacttcaattgcaggtagacttcgtccggactcctatgggagccggactccgcccccgacttcaactgcaggtagaccacgtccggactcctacgggagccggactcattCCCGACCCCGGCTGCGGGAGGACTTCGTCCGAACCCCTACGAgaaccagacttcatccccgacttcgactgaaggaagacttcgtccggactcctacgggagccggactccgagctcctactgcaagcaactcactctgagtttccgctgcaaacgatctacttcaaatttctaccatgagcggtccgtgccggattcccaccgtaagccttcgcccaagcttccattatggacgaattcctttcggatttctgttacagacaggccttggccgagactcctcgacaaatgatcccatccgggcttctacgaagaccggactccaaccgaacttcgaccgacagacctggaccccctggtaggccgcagtaacggccacgactctgctccacttcctgcaacagattccgcgtggctccatcactccctggcaggccgcagtaacggccacgactctgctccacttcctgcaacagattccgcgcggctccactccctggcaggccgcagtaatggccacgattctgctccactttctgcgacagataccgcgtggttcctccaccctctggcaagtcgcgacaacggacgccgctccactttccgcaacagactccacgtggcatgtcccggtgatggccacgattccactccactactcttcgcaacaaactcctcctgaccctgagcagcccactgccagacggttacaaacatcgctatcagtctattgccccctccgcctataaaaggggaccccagatacattattctctaagctctaatttctatcccaaaactctgctaaaattttcgttcgagcactccattcttgttgaagcagagaactgacttgagcgtcggagggtcttgccggagcaaccccaactccggtttagacttcttttgcaggttccgacggcgaccgcgactccctcgactccagcttctccgacgcaggcggctttttgcaccaacaggtatgTTCTTACAACTTTACGACAAGAAGATGGTAGTGTATGACCTTCATTGCTTATAACCCCATCCATCTTTGACAATCAGGATTGTTCATGGTTACGGTTTTGTTCCTCAATCATTGCAGAAAACTTCAACTATTTCCACACAAGATGCTAAAATCATCACACCCAAGTTTGTCTTTTCTAAAGCTAAATGTGTTGTTTTCAAGAAAGATGGTGGTCATTTACATGCATTTTCAAATATAACTAACAAAACACAACTACAAGTTATAATGAGAACATAATTAAGGTCTATTCACAGGAAAGTTTGAGTTTTCTTAGAACATACAGTTAGCGTTCAATTCTTTAATAACAAGGCCACAAAAAGGCTTCTCAAAGCATTATATATGGAAGTATTAATTTGAGGATGATAACCTTGTTAATTTAAAAGACTTCTGCAGCATTATATAGCCCCCGCCCTCCAGAAATTTAAACACAACTACTCTCTTAAATATGACAACAATCTTACAATGCACCATGGGAGATAAGATCAAGGTGTCAAAAAGTTCTAAGAATTCAAAAAACTAAAGAAAACTTTGATCCCCAAAGTAGTTGAGTATCACTCCTCTTTTTGCAACCAATCTCGTACTATCATTCACGTATTGGATGAAGAATAAACATGCAAGAAGAGGGACGTTATATTACTAATTGTTTGGGCATCCACAAGAGAAAACACAAAGGAGCTGGGCTGAAGCAGGATAAAACTGCATTACCCAAGTATACCATATCTGCAGCAGAAGAAGAGGGAAGATAGTAATAAATGGAAAATACTGTTAAAACATGGATACAGGACATGATCAATCCTGATCGCCCTAAGTCAAACTAGTCAAAGACCAAGTTTTAGGACCTAGGTTAGTGTAAACTAGGGTATCCCAATTTCTATATAGTTGGGACCAATCAAGTTGATGGCCGACTCAACTAGTACCAATTAGTACAACACTTGAGATCTGTTAATAAAGAGAGTCTGAGGCTCTGTCTCTTGGTTTCACACATAGGAGAGGGAAATAGAGAGAAACGAGAGGAAAAAGGGCGGAGGAAGAGCTAGGATatgcttttccctttttttcaaaGCAGTGGCGTTGGTACCAATACTAGTGGCTTTAACCCAATATCAAGCTCAAAAAGCCTACCCCAatcttaaaatataaaaaatcaaacTCTGAAAACACTAAATATATACTCAAAATAATAGACAACAAAAAATAAagcaaaatacaaaaaaaaaaaaaaatagcatcccGATAAATCATAGCAACACCAAACTATCCTAAGTGCCAAGAGGACATCAAGACATCCTAGTGACATTAGTGTCATCCTGGTATCATCCTGACCCAGCCCAAACTGGTAAGGGTCCGAGCACCATGACTCAGAACCttgcttaaaaataaaataaggcaCCATATGGTAAATTACTATTTAAGCAAACCCTATAGTCAATCTAAACCCTTGGTTAAAGATGAAATAAGATACCATATAGTAAATAACCCTTTAATCAAATCATATAATCTAAACTTTCTAAGAAGTCCTTCGTATACTGCCCCATGTTGCAACTTCAAAAAAAATGGTTGCTATTATTTTGTTTTCACTAATAATCTCAAGGTTTTTCTTTACAATTTCCTCAACTTTTGGAGGTATTTCTTTCCCATTAAACCATCATATCGCTTATTTCCCATTAAATCATCTTATGTCTTAGCTACATTACCTCAAGGTTTTGAAAGGAAGAGATAACATCTAGATATGCAATGCTTATTTCACAGACCCATCTACGTACAAGTTGAATCTCCATAGATAGGTTATCAATTTCTTAACATTGGTTATATCAATGGATTGCATCCATTATAGCAGTGAAATCATGTGATATCACTATTTCCATATAATTATCATGTCCCATGAAGTGCACATACACCGACAATTTTATTCACCAaacaaacaaaaatcaaattacaAATTGAACATCTCCTTTTAATTTTATTCTACTAAAAATGATACAATCTAATGGATAAGGACTACTATTCTCCATTGAACAGAAGCAACCCTTTTTAAAGGACTTTGACCTCTTCTTGCATGGCCATCTAATCTCTCCATCTGCCTATAAGACTTCAGAATATCTGCAACTGCTGCCCGATTTTGCATTAGCAACCTACATATATATTCCTCCCTTCCAACAATAAAGACAAGTTAAACGATATCTACACTTAAAAACCAATATAGAAGCACTCTGAATACATCCTCCCCACAACTCCAACACTTCATGTTTCACTCTTACAGCAAACATCATTTATGTAAACAAGTTAAGCGACTTTTATCCTCCATGTTTGATTCTTCCCCTTAAGAATAAGTCAGAGGCAAAGCCAATAATATGTTTTATGAACAATGTCCCAACATGTACCAAAAGCTACCAGTTAGTTTGCAGCATTACAACTAATTACCGAGTAAAACTGaccagcaaaaaaaaattagtagctAGCAAACATCCAGAATCTTGTTCTACCACATATATCAATCAAGTCAGATGACTGTGTTATGATTTCTCTACAAAAGTAACAAGGATTCGCATCACATTAGTTGAGAAAGTGGGATCAAGAAGCTCAAATCAAAGACTGATGGAACCAGTTGAGTAGAGACAAATCAGCAAGTAGATAAAGCAAGGGAACGATGGATTGGGCTGGTTGGGAGAGTCGGACCTCCATTCGCTGTCCCCATAGGGAGAGTAGTAATCGTAGCTGACATCGTCTCTGTTGACGCAATTGAACATGAGAGCCGCCAGAGACGCGAAGATTCCTGCGGAAACCCTAATGAGCACGGGAAGATCAAGAAGAGCAGCGGCTTTGGAAGACGACAGGATGATTGGGTGGGTGGCCTACCAGGGAGGTAATGGAGGAAGGAGACCTTGACGGCGCTGCAGACGACGGCGTCGACCCAAAACCACCAGCCGGCCCCGAACACGGCGCCGGCGATGCCGGGTCCCATGATCTCCCACATCAGCGACAGGTTGTCCATGGCCTCGCTCGCTCTATCCCCCTTTTCTCtctgatctcttcttctctcgTCTCTCTTCCTCCAACTCTATCTCCGGCTGCTTCGGTCGATGGCAAAGGTTTTTACGGGTATCTCCTTTCTTGTGGGCTCTTATCTGCTATGTATCTTTTGCCTGCACTCATCGAATATCAACAGCTAGTCTCACTGGGAGTCGTCAAAAAAAattgtaaaataatttaaaatctcGCTAGAAGCAGCCATTTTTTTAGCATTCTCGTTAACTAGCCCGGTGATTGAACGATGTCCGAACCTATTGTTTTTGCAATACAAAGGAATATCCATCGtagtgataaattttaatataaaataaattataaatataataacttagtttataatttaattaaaataaattaaatataaattaaatatttaaaataaataaaaaaataatgatttatgaTATTTAGAATATAGTAGACATGATGAAGTATGGAGTACATAATGCTTTATTTCAAATCATTCAATCTTCCTTGGGATATACGTTTGCATTCTTTTTTAGTTGTTTAAATGTAGTTgatggttcaattttttttttttgagaattatttttttttatgttcatCCATACTATTGCTTTTTTGTTGTGGTTGCattatataacatatttattaataattatttatttataaatatataaataatttatattttttatcattatatCAATTTTGTCTTCAAATTAtggtacaattttttttttaattaatttatatttgatctCTAAGAGTTCATTGGTATCATTGCTATTTCTTTTTTTGTTCTCCGATACCTACACATTTACCGATTTTGGCTAGTTAACAACTGAATATAATTATTCAGATAAGTTTATATTGGACAGAGGTGATAAACAAAAAATGTTTGAGAGCAATGGATTGAAGAGTAGGGCGGAGTAgtatctttttattattttattttattttatttttgagagtttttttttttatgggttgGGGGAATGCGTAAAAGCAACACTGTTGGGATGACCATTCCCTGGTGTTTTCTAATTCGCAAATTTTTGATCACGATGTAGCCTTTGCAATGCTTGGTCCAGGCCAAGAACACAAGCCATTGAGAATTTTGCTATTCTTAGCACTCAATAAATAATATGGTCATCAGTAAATGGCATTTATTATTGAAGATGCtttatatttgtatttatttaATTGCTTCAATTCAAAATTCGTGAATCGAAATTTGATTATTGAGTGGATTCTATCATTTTTTTGCCTTTGTAGCTCACACATTTATGCTTTTATCCAAATGGAAGGTATATTGTGAGCCATTTGGGCATTACcatattggatttgatatgaacCCAAAATACTGATGTACCAATGTTGTGGGGACTGGGGGCACAGTTGTACATTATATTTCCAATTCTATTGGATGACCAATTGATCCACCTCCTCGCCAGTCTTGCAAGCCAATGTATGTCAATAGAAAAATATATCATTGAAGGCCTAGCATTCTGAGTTCTAACATTAGGTCTTAGCCCAAATCTCATACATCTCTAATTCGAAAACCAAATAAATCAGAATCTCATGGGATTAGTGTT is part of the Elaeis guineensis isolate ETL-2024a chromosome 15, EG11, whole genome shotgun sequence genome and harbors:
- the LOC105034630 gene encoding uncharacterized protein, whose protein sequence is MDNLSLMWEIMGPGIAGAVFGAGWWFWVDAVVCSAVKVSFLHYLPGIFASLAALMFNCVNRDDVSYDYYSPYGDSEWRLKLWLFVAYVVSFVSLAAAVGLLIQDALTDKGPSVWTGVAGVLQCVFVLISGLIYWTCHSED